Proteins from a single region of Candidatus Schekmanbacteria bacterium:
- a CDS encoding DUF362 domain-containing protein, producing MGKIIYKNVGDNEKELDLFLEEISKNALLHNMQDTVIIKPNLCTFASVESGIISDIKFIKKLIWLIKSKNQNANIKIVETDSFDRKASDVYKELGYERLAEEEGVELLNLTEMDSFPVVVRGIPYEINVPAIFFDDIFFISVGNLKTHDYQKITCIFKNQFGCIPDALKEKYHPYLDEVLTFLDGIIKPDLSIIDGRIALEGNGPVDGEPVKCGIMIAGSDSLEVDTLCAKIAGFNPKKIPYLRYAYKKRNFNPDDVKLESNMKVINLRFIPKKLFKGIRLKIFITRTSNLITLFSKKLFFHLYYFGVVQTMRIIPKSLMKRLKRA from the coding sequence ATGGGCAAGATTATCTATAAGAATGTAGGCGATAATGAAAAGGAATTGGACCTTTTTTTAGAGGAGATTTCAAAAAATGCTCTGCTCCATAATATGCAGGACACAGTTATTATAAAACCAAATCTTTGTACATTTGCCTCTGTCGAGTCTGGAATAATTTCAGATATTAAGTTCATAAAAAAACTCATATGGCTTATCAAATCGAAAAATCAAAATGCAAACATAAAAATAGTTGAAACAGACAGTTTTGACAGGAAGGCAAGCGACGTCTATAAAGAGTTGGGATATGAGCGTCTAGCTGAAGAAGAGGGGGTTGAGCTTCTCAATTTGACCGAAATGGATTCATTCCCTGTCGTTGTGCGAGGGATTCCCTATGAGATAAATGTTCCTGCAATTTTTTTTGACGACATATTTTTCATCTCTGTTGGCAATCTAAAAACTCATGATTATCAAAAAATTACGTGTATATTCAAAAATCAGTTTGGCTGTATTCCTGATGCCTTAAAAGAAAAATATCATCCCTACCTTGATGAAGTTTTAACTTTTTTGGATGGTATAATAAAGCCAGATCTCTCTATTATAGATGGAAGAATTGCACTGGAAGGGAATGGTCCTGTTGATGGAGAACCGGTAAAGTGTGGAATAATGATAGCAGGAAGTGATTCTCTTGAAGTTGACACTCTTTGTGCAAAAATTGCAGGTTTCAATCCGAAAAAGATCCCCTATTTGAGATATGCATACAAAAAAAGAAATTTCAATCCTGATGATGTCAAACTTGAAAGCAATATGAAAGTGATCAATCTCCGATTCATACCGAAAAAACTTTTCAAAGGGATTAGACTAAAAATATTTATTACACGCACTTCAAATCTTATTACTCTTTTCTCTAAGAAACTCTTTTTTCATCTGTATTATTTTGGAGTTGTTCAAACGATGCGCATAATTCCAAAATCATTAATGAAACGGCTTAAGAG